The genome window CCCCTGCCAGTTCAACGCGTTGCCGACGGACGGCACCTGCACGGGCATGGGCGCAATGCACATCGAAAGCGGCTTTCATGGCGGTGTCCGGCTGGACGGGCTGAATGTCGTCTGGCTGCTGCACTGGCCCAATCCGATCCATCTGGGGAACGGGATTTCTCAGGCCATCATCGACGAGCGCGCCAGCGAGGAACAAAGGGCGGCACTGAGCCGCATACTATACGGGCTCGATACCGATATGGGCGCAACGCACTGGCAGGTCTTCAGCACGACAATGCAGAAAGCACTGCCGCCGCTTTACCGGCCTGTCGATTTTGATGTCGATGTCGACAGCCGGGTAGCGCGGCTGATCGTCCCTGGACTGATTGAATCAAGAGGAACGCCGATCCGGAACCCCGTGACCGGCGATGAACACCGCGCGCGCATCGACCTGCCCAATGGATTTGAGTACTCGGTCGCCGAAATGGGCAGCGGCACGTCGACGGCACTCGGTGACATCCCGATGGAACTGAAGGACAGCTACGGGCAATTCGCGGAAATCCATCTGTCCCAGTCGGGAATCATCAAGGCGAGGGCCGCCTGATGCGACTCCAGGCGGATTTCCTGGGGATACTGGCGACGAGCCTGAGGCGCGACAAGTTTCTTGTCGCGCTGCCGCTTGGGGCGGTGATCCTTTTGTCATGGCTCTATGTGGTGACCGGTGTCGGGCTGGGCATGGATCCGGCAGCCATGAGCGAACCGGCCTTTCCGCCCCCCAAAACCACGCCGGTTCATCCCCCCATGGGGTGGGGCGCCGGCTACAGTCTCGTGATCTTTGTCATGTGGTGGCTGATGATGGTCGCCATGATGTTGCCCAGCGCCGTGCCGGTGGTTCTGATCTACGATCGCATGCGGCGAATTGGATCCTCGTCCCCTTCCCCAACCACAAGGATGGGAAGCAGTTGGCGCTTCGTTGCGGGGTATCTGCTCGTCTGGGGTGGTTTCAGCCTTCTGGCCACGGTCCTGCAGGCCGTGTATGAGCGCGCAGGGCTTGTGCACCCCATGACCATGTGGAGTCTGAACAATACATTCACTGCGATCCTGTTGGTCCTGGCCGGATTGTACCAATGGACCCCGTTGAAGGAGAAATGCCTGCAGACCTGCCGGTCTCCCGGGGCGTTCCTCGCACGGAACTGGCGTAGAGGCCAGTGGGGTGCGCTCC of Alphaproteobacteria bacterium contains these proteins:
- a CDS encoding DUF1326 domain-containing protein — encoded protein: MTENFWEIHGKEFVNCNCDFGCPCQFNALPTDGTCTGMGAMHIESGFHGGVRLDGLNVVWLLHWPNPIHLGNGISQAIIDERASEEQRAALSRILYGLDTDMGATHWQVFSTTMQKALPPLYRPVDFDVDVDSRVARLIVPGLIESRGTPIRNPVTGDEHRARIDLPNGFEYSVAEMGSGTSTALGDIPMELKDSYGQFAEIHLSQSGIIKARAA
- a CDS encoding DUF2182 domain-containing protein, with translation MRLQADFLGILATSLRRDKFLVALPLGAVILLSWLYVVTGVGLGMDPAAMSEPAFPPPKTTPVHPPMGWGAGYSLVIFVMWWLMMVAMMLPSAVPVVLIYDRMRRIGSSSPSPTTRMGSSWRFVAGYLLVWGGFSLLATVLQAVYERAGLVHPMTMWSLNNTFTAILLVLAGLYQWTPLKEKCLQTCRSPGAFLARNWRRGQWGALRMGLHHGAYCLGCCWFLMGLLFAGGVMNLYWITGLAIFVLIEKVLPAGAGFGRLAGIGMVYGGIWLLV